GCAGCACAACGCCTATGTTTTCCAGCTCGCAAATTTCCAGAGGAATCTGCAATATTTTACTGCAATCAACCCAAATAACATCTTCGAAATTCAGAAGTGTCACCTTAACCCAATCTGAACTagactaacctaacctaatctaacctattCTGATATCAACAAACCTGAGGGGCATCCTGATGTAAAATTTGACCTAACCAAGAATTCAGTTTGTCATAGTAAGGAGGCACTTTGGTGAACATCTCACCCTCTGTCCAATCAGGGGTAAATTGGAAGACTACACAAGTAGCTGTAGATTCCAAGAGAACCTATAAAGTGGACGATAAATGAAAGAGATcacattgtaatttttttttaaatcttacTGGTATAGATGTGGGCCTGGTTAATAACTCTGAAATCGTGTAATTCCCTGCCTCACCCCCAGGTCGAGGGCTCTGTAAATCAAAATCTTCATGAAGGGCGTGACTACATAGGTGGGTATTTTTTGACAAAAGGTTCATAGGTTATATTCGGCATAATGATAGTTATACCTtatacctaacctaactctgtCATCTTTGGATGAAGGTAAATTAGTGAAATGAAGTTGTAAATGTgtttattccaaataatatGGATTGATGATAATTTAAATTTATACTTTTGCCCTTTTTTTACTTTGAATTTTTAAAAAGCTCATAACTCcccaaattttatttgaaagttAAACCACACCTGTAATTTCATAGTTTTGAGCTGAGCATGAAATTTTAtacatttcaaagaaaaaaataattattgacTCGTTCACGAATTTCCTACgatgttttctgaatatttcaagATATTCCAAGTAAACTGTAGAAAATGAAGATTGACACTGTCTGTGTCACTCACCAATATCCTGATATTTCTAAAAACGTTCAGTGCCATCCATAAATTCTCGCTAGCTATAAAATTATCCCTAATCTTGGATTGTACACCTTCTTGTCCCAATCTTTGGAGGCAGGCCCACAACGGTAAAGATATTATTCTCCTACCTTGATGGTCCGTATTCAAACCAGCCAATAGAGGCAGCGTACTCTCCCTATTGGCACCTACTTGTTTTGTCCTGTTTGTTACTGGACTATCTTTCACTCGATACAATGTCTGAATTTTGGTTAAGAAATAAAATCGATAGCGGTTTAAAATTTCATTTGGAATCATAAAAAGGATACAACCATCGGAATTCCGGGTATTCCAAACCAACTGCCGAAGGTCAATGTATAACTATCTGCTATTGGTTGCATctacaattgaaaattttcaaaaaatctttTGGTTTCAAACTGATTGCAGGAAAAACTCAAATTCCTCACCTGGTTACTTTTATTGGATAAATTAGGCAGGAAGAACGTTGCCAAACTATGTCCACGCAAATGCAACCATATGTCGTGAGCTTTACAAAGTTCCTGGATCCTGGATATATTATCTACATGTCCCGTTATGAAAGTTCCAGCCTCAGCCATGACAATTAAGGGTGTTTTACCAGTAGCAACATCTTcctgaagcaatttttgtaATGCTGCCACATCCATAGTATACTGCGACCCTACAGGTGTACACATTAGCTGTTTAATCATGATACGATTTGAAGTATTTACCGAAAAGAGTGTTGACTGGAACAGGTCTTACACAGGCTAAAGGTAATCCTAATTGTCTACATAAGTGTTGTACAACTCCGAGGGGACTAGAAACACTGCTATAGATCATCGGGAGCGAATTGGTGAGGGCTAAGGCGCCATCTTCCAGATATCTGGGGTACTTATAATGTAACATCATTTTTGTAACTCGTACAAGGCCTTCTAATTGATCTTCATGGTAAAACGTCgaggaatccaaaaatctaCAGAAGCTCAGATTATTAGCTGAGGTGTTTCACTAacataaattaaatgaaaaagcCATTGGAATCCTGGCTAAACTCACCCACACAAATGACTTATCCAACGTGTGGTATCTGTTGTAAACCTAGTACTTAATTTCTGTAAAATGCCTCGTTCTAAACCTCCACAATAGGCGGCTAAGCTGTGACAAACTATAACTAACTTAGTAACTACGTCCAATGATGGGAATTGAAGTGGCTCCCCATCTTCATCGACACTCATAAGACCATATATtatatccatgatttcttctaCACTTTTCCGGTCCAGTCCAAGAAAAACTGTAGGCTGACTATAAGCACTTTCTGGTATTGGAACTCCTTCAGCAATTTGCTCAAGCCTACTTACAATTTCCGAGGCTTCAATAGCGATTTCGCCGATATTATTCTGCTGAAAAGTTTAGAATATGAATTTCTTTTCCAATTCATATTTCTCAATTAGAATTCTTACTTCTTTTTCTGGTGACATGCTAGTTATCTTAGTATTTTTCAAACCATTACTCAAAATTTTATCTTTAGGTGACGGAGGCGAAGCCATCGTGGCAGGTAAATATACAAATACAATATAAATAGAACCTCAAAGAGTTATTGCGTTACATGTGGTGTGGGTTTTCCTTTTTCCACATATAGGAAAAGAGGGAGACAGGACACCTTATCCAGTCTTGGATTAGCTTTAGCTGCAGTGCCAACTGTCAAAACAGCTGATGTAAACTCAACTTTAGCTACTGCATATTAGAGAGAAAACATTTCCTGTATAAACTCGAAGTTATTAAAGTATTtgcgaaaattaattttgaaaaggATATTCTCGAGTGGGATTCTTCGAAAATCATCAGATTCATGAGTATTATTGTTTCAAATCATCAGCTGACCTGTCTCAATTGGCCGTTCAGTTATAACAAGAATAATGCTCGAAAGCAAACCAAATTTGGAAAttggaaaatatgttttttttgaaaagttcaaaatttttatttcacgaAACCTGCACCAGGGCATTCTTGGTTGCTGGCTTCTTTTGGAGATGTTTCCATTAGAGGGCGCCACCATACTCTAACTTCGATTATAATTGAGATTAGATATGGATATTGAATAGTTTAATGTGTTAACGTGAATAaagtattattatattatatttatgattattgaaatgaataaaaattgagTCAAGTTACTAAAAACCTTATGTGCCTCTCATAATGATTATTAACAACAATCCGATATGGTCTAGTGGCTAGGATACCTGGCTTTCACCCAGGAGGCTCGGGTTCGATTCCCGGTATCGGAAAATCTTTTGTTGTCTGCAGTTGCATCAAGAAGAGACTTTTTGTTTCGTGCCATATGCGAAGTAAtggcaatttttttaattcaacacAGAGAGATTAATGTGCACTGCTGGTGATTACTTTGATTAAAAATTAATAAGATAATAATAAAGATACTGTTTTACTATTAGGGTACAAACATGCAGTCAGTATTTTGATCATTTACTGTAACTCCtttcaaaagaatattgaaAAGATAGAATGGTGGCAGCCATCATTTTCGcaaatctgaaattttcattttgaatattgtcAACTGAGGAACAGAATATGATTATGTATCTATAATATAGGAAtacatcaataaaattttttgtcgTGATCTGgcacaaatattttttctttaaattcGCGATATCTACGAATACACTACCACTGTTTTCTGTCATTATACTTAGAGGTTTTTTATACTTCATACTAGTGAAATTGTGAAAGCAGGAATATGGAAGTTCCTGCaaaaaatgaaggaaaaagGTAGGTACtggaaatgtgtcaaattattttttcatctcGGCAAAAGCGGCGGCATGCGTAAATtaggaataaaattaaaaaacattATAATCCATCTTCAAAATCTTATTACGAATTCATACAGCTCTCGCAGTGGAGCAAAGAATGAAAGGAATAAAAAAGTCACTAGACAAGAAGAAAATGTGAAGTacattaaaaattaattaatacCCGGGATGAGACTCAGATTTTTACATCTCCGGCAGTTGATTCGTCTTCCCTAAGATATTGCCAGACTCGTTTCTACATGAGAAACTCGAATTACGAACTGGGGGTTGGTTTGTGTTTTTTTGTCCGCTTTTTCTGCCTAATGAAGTTTTCTAAATTAGAAGTGGAACGAGCATTGAGGCGCTGGGCATCTGCATTTTCAACTTCGAATCGCTACAGAAATTTCTGTACTGATTCTTTTCTAAGTTTCTTGATGACGTCGACTCTCATCACTTGCGTGGATAAACACACACAAAGTGATATCTATGAGTGATAATTTTATACATTGGAAATCAAACGTTGAACTCATTCATAACACAATTtcattattctcaaaatttctattcaccaagaaaaaaatgttttttttttatccaagTCTTTAACCTGCCAACTGCCCCTCAATCGATagcagatatttgaaattagaGCTCCAGCTCTACGCGTCACAAATTTTTGAAGTGAAAAACTGTAGGTATTTACGACATTCCTTCCTTGTTTGAGCTAGACTCAAGATGTGCTATAAAGAGTGTTCCATCatgaatatacgaggatatattgaaaaattattagcttactataaaaccaaacaaaatttcgatgtcaaaatatttataatactcaatatattctcctctcaattggatacatttattacagcgatcctgcaacgtctctagacgattcaaaaaaaaaataattcttcttgctctgcaaaccagacctccacagcttttattacctcctcgttggaagaaaatttactaccttttaaactttttttcagttgtggaaagagatgatagtcggatggggcaaaatctggcgaataaggggggtgttctagtaattcaaaccctaaatcacgaattttttgcatggcaacatgatatCTGTGTGCAGTCCTGcataaacaaaacacctttggatagctttccgagttttttctctctaatttttcccgtagagtggtcagtaatatcgaatagtaatcttcggttattgttctaccttaaCCATAAAAAtcagtcatgattactccatggcaatcccaaattactgaagcaagaacttttccagcagatttttggacactaaacttcttggatcttggaaaaccagagtgttgccattccatcgattgttgctttgtttctggatcgtatttaatgtacccaagtctcatccatagcaacaattcggtttaagaagatacatcgtttttaaatcgaacacagatcgaacgctattcttctacccttgcacgcttttggtcaacattcaaacatttggggatccattttgcagcaatttttctcatgtccaaattgacgtgaactacatATATGAAGAAAgcgttcctatgaaatattcagtgcttcagatatccgttttatccCAATTCGACGGcctgataaaataatgtcaGGAACTGCATCTATATTtccgggaactgacacagaagcTGTCCTTCCCgatctgtcatcatcttcaatggaaaatttacctcttttgaagcttgcagtccaattttttacggtcgcatgcgaaggacattgatcaccaaggttattaagcataacttcgtaaatctgcttacctcttaacccttttaaatacttgatgatggctcgatactccaatttctcgattttcataatttcggacatcttctttcttttatttcattgcgtaactctggtttacttttttgacctcaaacttcacattgacacttttaataagttattgttcgttgctatggtaacgaaatatatttatgtaaggaactggtctaggctaactagatatcaatacatcctcgtacaagcCAGAAACAACTCAGAGTAGAGTTAGTGGGTGCTCTTAATGAAATagcaaaaaatatttctcttttAGAAATGTGCAATACATGTGATTAATATTTACATTATTGTAATGTGTTCACTCTCGAGATTTAACGAGTTAATTAGTTTTCCAAACCAGTCCTTCAGATTTATGATTTCTATACTCGGTTGCCTTTCTCAGAAAAACTGTTTTATGAAGGTGAAGGAGTTGGAAAAGCTCAGTACCTCGTTTCTGCCTAATGCCGCTTTACCCACTCCTATTTCTAAATGGAAAATCTGCACCGTTCTGAGATATcgaatgaacagaaaaaactgAGCGAAATATAAGCTTAAGACGAATATCTCTTGTGTTTCCGTTTGAAAATGGGGATTAGATTCGGGACATAAAAATCTGGGAGCGAAAAACGACTTGCTCATTAATGTTATccttattccaattatataaagTCGGTAAGGAAATCTGAATATATTTTCCTCGGAAAGTCCACATTGGAAATTTCATCAGAGAGTGCTTTTTCTTAATTAAAGTAATTATAAAATGGAACTTCAATCAACAAGATATAGACGCAGGATGGAAATGGCGATAAACAAAGATAAGAAGGAACACATCGCCTCTAGAAAATCCCAGTCAGTCTTAAAGCGACCTTATATAGCTGGCAATTCACTCtttaatttattcattcattttgccTTGAGATTTAGTAGGTCCTTAATCGTTTTCTGCAAATATGGCCGAAAGAGAAATTTCGCGGGAATCTTAGGCAACGCGTCTTTCAAACAACCTAACGCCGCCATTGTAGGAGGAGTGTTCCATTAGGAGCCCGATTTTTCGAGCAGTAATATTGGTTTTTCGACATTTGAAATATCATGAGATATTGTCATTGTGCCTCTTCTccaagaaaaaaaatggggaggGCACTGCCGTTGagttaggaaacttgcccaaaTTGAAAactaggtatactccattcacttttattttagcagtcggttggccatgaaaattttacacatttcactctgtatagtacgaaaatgttgggttatgacgcttgtcaaaacatttttgggttttaaatcaacgctatgttgcccgttccacgtaaaagtttctgttattacgtattttatcacaatgtcgaatgtcttcggaaaatatgtgacgaacataattgaagtttatacaaactgattgaaggcatatcaaatccagttatttgcatggaaaatacaagagatcagtaaaatatcataatatatgcactagctcgaggagagttaatgttcgtgatcttctttggctaaagttttaatacgttacatcagttgtagatttcaaaaatattaacccgaagatgaaatgcatatgatgcagtctttgagaatgggtatctctcaaaggtattaacagataattacaagaatgttaaattcttcaacaaaaatcatcttgcatcaatataagtaaaaggaattaaaggaaatttcaagtcaagatgaacttcacctttgaacaaaaatttcacatgaataaacaactaacaggacaactggcgcgtatttgtggctgttcatctgaatacattgatataataattaggtatttattggtaccttaagacatttacaatgtataggacaagtcaaatgaaaaatagaaaaatcaattttctagaacttattctacgatgacattcatcgaaaatcctgtattaaacttttcgcattaattcactcaaacatattataaaattctcaaataccaccacttttttggctctcccaatagaaggaaattctttgtcatcctcttcattcacaatctttctgattgtggaaatattcagctgaaatataagtcgtttagattcagatgaaacattatataaattctcctaCATTAAATGTGCTACCGTCTGactattgtagattttagaatatcagggtatcactatttgaatgagcgcacctgaattctaaatagcacttcctaaaaccctgtctcttttttcaatcatctttcgtcatttttgtaataaaaattgatcttagttgtggcaacggcgttttGTCATAAACGATATTAAATGAGTGctaaccttacttcgttctagtaacaaaaacttgagaaaattatttcatggccaaccgacagctaaaataaatgtgaatgaagtatatgtaggTAGAAATGTGAAACTTCAAGATGCAGATTTGGCCTGGCAATACGAGCGTTGCCAGTGCTCAACACATAAAAAGAAACCCTTGTGTGTAtcggctattattaatttgagtactgaaggcatttctaacgacgagggtgatcctccaccaagatcagcagaagatttttgacgcagagatgatattcctcccaatgcaattgaaaaacaagttatgtacctatgattatttattattttcttcagtcatcatcaagtcttgaaataagtttggatgaaggctttattattccccttttttctcgttttctgctctgtttctttgtttcagatattatttcgaaatggaaagaggataaagaaacttttatgtcaatggaaaggaagcccttcagtatttaaagcttattctgtaaacaaatttgtcatcactacacttctcacggggagacagggtttttttactgaggtttttccctaagctcttgtatcatactctaaattgtatggtaccccttacactaacctttgctaaaactcatacatatgctatattgtttgataactaaaaatgtattgctgatattcaaaagaatatatatatataatatatatatatatacaaattCAATATTTCGCCTTATTCTTAAAAACAAAGGACGAAATTTCAATTCTCCCTGTCCTCACCAGCTCCGGACAGCATCAAGACGGGGCTACAATGCACGTCCATTCATCAAACGCAAAATCCACCCCTTCCTCGCCTAACAACCCTTAAGTCTTTCCATATAACGAATTCAAGAATATTTTCTTTGCCCCTGACAAGCGAAGGGGTTACGTTCAGCGATTCAGGTCTCGGAGGGGTAAGAAACCCAAGTCAAGATAATAGATATagattcgggaaattctatccacGGAAACAGAACGTTTCTTTTCGCTGTCATGCAAAAACCACCCTCGGTGGGGGGCGAGGCCGACTAACCCTTTAAAATTCTCGGGGACCGTTTCTTTCCTAATTCCTCTCTTC
This genomic stretch from Coccinella septempunctata chromosome 7, icCocSept1.1, whole genome shotgun sequence harbors:
- the LOC123317558 gene encoding pyridoxal-dependent decarboxylase domain-containing protein 1 isoform X1, producing the protein MASPPSPKDKILSNGLKNTKITSMSPEKEQNNIGEIAIEASEIVSRLEQIAEGVPIPESAYSQPTVFLGLDRKSVEEIMDIIYGLMSVDEDGEPLQFPSLDVVTKLVIVCHSLAAYCGGLERGILQKLSTRFTTDTTRWISHLCGFLDSSTFYHEDQLEGLVRVTKMMLHYKYPRYLEDGALALTNSLPMIYSSVSSPLGVVQHLCRQLGLPLACVRPVPVNTLFGSQYTMDVAALQKLLQEDVATGKTPLIVMAEAGTFITGHVDNISRIQELCKAHDIWLHLRGHSLATFFLPNLSNKSNQMQPIADSYTLTFGSWFGIPGIPMVTLYRVKDSPVTNRTKQVGANRESTLPLLAGLNTDHQGRRIISLPLWACLQRLGQEGVQSKIRDNFIASENLWMALNVFRNIRILSPRPGGEAGNYTISELLTRPTSIPVLLESTATCVVFQFTPDWTEGEMFTKVPPYYDKLNSWLGQILHQDAPQIPLEICELENIGVVLRFCPFENSTGKQPTTEEIGSFIQCLEQQLVILKATIQHKETFIHLVEQSPVLNIVELPEWAGLGGVRYAPEGWEQLLTDQAKNELNNLNIALVEALRTTDSAFSLGEGADGLMCIRFGMLTPQSDVEDLLNLVIKVGQSVEENSRVLDSMAEIVKKGIETATLDLQKENEELLWQDGILRHVPVVGTFVNWWSPKPKETGVKGRSLNLTQGVVESTENIYKYHMQIQTGTTPQGSKSPPTPLIQTSVGGHSRSSSHASHTSSQGAANNQQGEEPAEKSAQNSTLDKSGQNKLVNSIVNNAVSNVKETDK
- the LOC123317558 gene encoding pyridoxal-dependent decarboxylase domain-containing protein 1 isoform X2 codes for the protein MASPPSPKDKILSNGLKNTKITSMSPEKENNIGEIAIEASEIVSRLEQIAEGVPIPESAYSQPTVFLGLDRKSVEEIMDIIYGLMSVDEDGEPLQFPSLDVVTKLVIVCHSLAAYCGGLERGILQKLSTRFTTDTTRWISHLCGFLDSSTFYHEDQLEGLVRVTKMMLHYKYPRYLEDGALALTNSLPMIYSSVSSPLGVVQHLCRQLGLPLACVRPVPVNTLFGSQYTMDVAALQKLLQEDVATGKTPLIVMAEAGTFITGHVDNISRIQELCKAHDIWLHLRGHSLATFFLPNLSNKSNQMQPIADSYTLTFGSWFGIPGIPMVTLYRVKDSPVTNRTKQVGANRESTLPLLAGLNTDHQGRRIISLPLWACLQRLGQEGVQSKIRDNFIASENLWMALNVFRNIRILSPRPGGEAGNYTISELLTRPTSIPVLLESTATCVVFQFTPDWTEGEMFTKVPPYYDKLNSWLGQILHQDAPQIPLEICELENIGVVLRFCPFENSTGKQPTTEEIGSFIQCLEQQLVILKATIQHKETFIHLVEQSPVLNIVELPEWAGLGGVRYAPEGWEQLLTDQAKNELNNLNIALVEALRTTDSAFSLGEGADGLMCIRFGMLTPQSDVEDLLNLVIKVGQSVEENSRVLDSMAEIVKKGIETATLDLQKENEELLWQDGILRHVPVVGTFVNWWSPKPKETGVKGRSLNLTQGVVESTENIYKYHMQIQTGTTPQGSKSPPTPLIQTSVGGHSRSSSHASHTSSQGAANNQQGEEPAEKSAQNSTLDKSGQNKLVNSIVNNAVSNVKETDK